Proteins encoded within one genomic window of Synechococcus sp. PCC 7335:
- a CDS encoding DUF302 domain-containing protein: MPDNNGLVVKQSPHSVEETERRFLNVLDSKGLNTFITIDHGQNAEGVGLTMRPTRVVLFGNPKLGTPLMQCEQSLAIDLPQKLLIWQDDTDQVNIAYNDPRYLGGRHQLGSCSSRTIRRMAGALNKLSASAITP, translated from the coding sequence ATGCCAGATAACAACGGGTTAGTTGTCAAACAGAGCCCTCACAGCGTAGAAGAAACAGAAAGGAGATTTCTGAATGTTCTCGACTCAAAGGGGCTAAATACATTTATCACGATAGACCACGGACAAAATGCTGAAGGCGTCGGACTAACCATGAGACCGACGCGAGTAGTGCTCTTTGGCAATCCAAAGCTAGGGACACCTCTCATGCAATGTGAGCAAAGTTTAGCGATCGATCTGCCCCAGAAACTATTGATCTGGCAAGACGACACCGACCAGGTCAATATTGCCTACAACGATCCTCGCTACTTAGGAGGACGTCATCAGCTAGGTAGCTGTAGCAGTAGAACTATTAGGCGGATGGCAGGTGCTTTGAACAAACTGTCTGCAAGTGCGATCACTCCGTAG
- a CDS encoding isoprenyl transferase: MHAYSVLPDDINPLCVPKHVAVIMDGNGRWANQRCLPRVAGHRQGARVLKDLLRCCKDWGIEALTAYAFSTENWKRPTTEVDFLMVLFEKMLKKELMAMHQEGVRVRFIGDLSALPPILQKEMNLAVEETANNTAIDFNVAVNYGSRSEITMACQQIAQKVEQGAVTACEVTEDMIAEHLYTQGSDPDLLIRTSGEQRLSNFLLWQLAYTEMVFTDAFWPDFDRAQFHRALLIYQRRDRRFGNASDAVLLQKAKEKAALTA, translated from the coding sequence ATGCACGCTTATTCTGTGCTTCCTGACGATATCAATCCTTTGTGCGTGCCTAAGCATGTAGCAGTGATCATGGATGGTAATGGCCGGTGGGCCAATCAGCGGTGCTTGCCTAGAGTCGCTGGACACAGACAAGGCGCTAGAGTACTCAAGGATTTATTACGCTGTTGCAAAGATTGGGGAATTGAGGCTCTGACTGCCTATGCCTTTTCTACAGAGAACTGGAAACGACCTACAACAGAAGTTGATTTTCTGATGGTGTTGTTTGAGAAGATGCTAAAAAAAGAACTGATGGCGATGCATCAAGAAGGCGTTCGAGTTCGTTTTATTGGAGATCTATCGGCGCTGCCTCCAATCCTACAAAAAGAAATGAACTTAGCAGTGGAAGAAACTGCGAACAATACTGCTATAGATTTCAATGTCGCTGTTAATTACGGTAGCCGCAGTGAGATTACGATGGCTTGTCAGCAAATAGCTCAGAAAGTAGAGCAAGGAGCGGTGACTGCTTGTGAGGTGACTGAGGATATGATTGCTGAGCATTTGTATACGCAAGGCAGTGACCCTGATCTATTAATTCGTACTAGTGGTGAGCAGCGGCTAAGTAATTTTCTGCTGTGGCAGCTAGCCTATACCGAGATGGTATTTACTGATGCGTTTTGGCCCGACTTTGATCGAGCCCAGTTTCATCGGGCACTATTGATCTATCAGCGACGCGATCGCCGGTTCGGAAATGCAAGCGATGCCGTTCTTCTCCAGAAAGCTAAAGAAAAAGCAGCGCTGACAGCTTAG
- a CDS encoding AAA family ATPase: MIIEQAIEYADQLLYDQTGKHLSDLQSYIIQQSWQGRTYGQVAALAGYSEGHVKDVASQLWRLLSNALGERITKGNLRSRFINQIKRTLKKASTANFLTQSHILTVQGFIGREQALSTLHSLSQQQPIIVIQGEAGLGKTTLAQRYCQQFEQVLELLVARETSRIVRVESVVEEWLQQHFNQAPAEEFGITLSRLKYQLEKDNHSVVLIDNLEPVLTKSGQFATEYRGYVELLRILAATKTTTIITSRDRLCEPSLKVYHYRLPTLSLAAWQQFFQAHIEQIASKRVDFYTTILQSMHRAYNGNAKAMEVLCEAVVEDFEGDLGAYWQQNSTNLLGSAELRNLISGQVNRLRDLDPKAYTVICRLAGNHAPDSSRFDTDEILALMWDIPLEWRRQILSSLRDRSLLAFEKGRYWLHPMIKAEAVERLSYIEP; this comes from the coding sequence ATGATTATAGAGCAAGCTATTGAGTATGCCGATCAGCTGCTATACGACCAGACAGGAAAGCATCTGAGCGATCTACAAAGCTATATTATTCAGCAAAGCTGGCAGGGTAGAACCTATGGACAGGTCGCTGCTTTAGCTGGATATAGCGAGGGTCATGTAAAGGATGTTGCCTCACAGCTATGGCGGTTATTATCCAATGCGCTGGGGGAGCGAATCACCAAGGGAAACTTGCGATCGCGTTTTATCAACCAGATCAAGCGCACGCTTAAAAAGGCCTCTACCGCTAATTTTCTAACACAGTCGCATATTCTAACGGTTCAAGGCTTCATCGGTCGAGAGCAAGCCCTTTCAACGCTACATTCTCTTAGTCAGCAGCAGCCTATAATTGTCATTCAAGGTGAAGCGGGGCTTGGAAAGACAACACTTGCACAGCGCTACTGCCAACAGTTTGAACAGGTCTTGGAGCTGCTTGTCGCCAGAGAGACTAGTCGGATTGTTCGAGTAGAAAGTGTTGTAGAAGAATGGCTGCAACAGCATTTCAACCAAGCACCTGCTGAAGAGTTTGGCATTACGCTGAGTCGGTTGAAGTATCAGCTCGAAAAAGACAACCATAGCGTAGTCTTGATTGATAATCTAGAACCAGTACTGACAAAAAGCGGGCAGTTTGCCACAGAATATAGAGGATATGTAGAACTCCTACGCATCTTAGCTGCGACCAAAACAACAACAATCATCACTAGCCGCGATCGCCTTTGCGAACCTAGCTTGAAGGTGTACCATTACCGTCTACCAACTTTATCGCTAGCTGCTTGGCAACAGTTCTTTCAAGCGCATATCGAACAGATAGCCTCTAAAAGAGTCGACTTTTATACCACTATCTTGCAGAGCATGCATCGAGCCTACAACGGTAATGCCAAGGCAATGGAAGTATTATGTGAAGCAGTTGTAGAAGATTTTGAAGGTGATTTGGGTGCCTACTGGCAACAGAACAGCACTAACCTCTTAGGCAGTGCTGAACTTAGAAATCTAATTAGTGGGCAAGTCAATCGCTTGCGCGACTTAGATCCAAAAGCATATACAGTAATTTGTCGATTGGCAGGTAATCACGCTCCAGACAGCTCTAGGTTTGATACAGATGAGATCTTGGCACTCATGTGGGATATTCCGCTTGAATGGCGGCGACAGATCTTAAGTTCGTTGCGCGATCGCTCTTTGTTGGCGTTTGAAAAGGGACGCTACTGGCTACATCCTATGATCAAAGCTGAGGCGGTAGAACGGTTGAGCTATATCGAGCCTTAG
- a CDS encoding neutral zinc metallopeptidase, with translation MRWKTGRRSRNIQDRRGRRGFSRGGGSPIAIGGGGLGMVVVAIVITLLGGDPTVLLDAAAPVQSDRAPYNTSPIETSPEEDALADFVSVVLADTEDTWNSIFPREFGGRYQEPTLVLFTDVVQSACGTAQSAVGPFYCPADQQVYIDLSFYQDLKYKLGAPGDFAQAYVIAHEVGHHIQNLLGISKEVRAAQSRASQTQANQLSVRQELQADCLAGVWAYHTNQRGLLEAGDVEEALNAASQIGDDNLQRKQRGYVTPDSFTHGSAAQRVEWFSRGFTSGDVDQCDTFS, from the coding sequence ATGCGCTGGAAAACAGGCCGTCGCAGTAGAAACATACAAGATCGTAGAGGAAGGCGCGGCTTCAGCCGTGGTGGGGGTAGTCCTATTGCCATCGGTGGCGGCGGACTTGGAATGGTTGTCGTTGCAATCGTCATTACCTTACTAGGTGGAGATCCCACCGTCCTACTAGACGCGGCTGCTCCTGTCCAGTCTGATCGAGCTCCCTACAACACATCCCCAATAGAAACTTCCCCCGAAGAAGATGCTCTAGCAGACTTTGTGTCTGTCGTCCTGGCCGATACCGAAGATACCTGGAACAGCATCTTTCCGCGTGAGTTTGGCGGTCGATACCAAGAGCCTACTCTAGTTCTTTTTACAGATGTCGTTCAGTCAGCCTGTGGGACCGCTCAATCGGCTGTTGGTCCTTTCTATTGTCCGGCAGACCAGCAGGTCTACATCGACCTGAGTTTCTACCAAGATCTGAAATACAAACTAGGCGCGCCTGGCGACTTCGCCCAAGCCTATGTTATCGCTCACGAAGTTGGCCACCACATTCAAAATCTACTAGGCATCTCGAAAGAAGTCCGAGCTGCTCAAAGCCGCGCTAGCCAAACCCAAGCCAACCAGCTCTCGGTCCGTCAAGAGCTACAAGCCGACTGCTTAGCCGGTGTTTGGGCTTACCATACCAACCAACGCGGTCTTTTAGAAGCAGGAGATGTTGAAGAAGCCCTCAACGCCGCTAGCCAAATCGGAGACGACAACCTTCAAAGAAAACAGCGTGGCTACGTCACCCCTGACTCTTTCACCCACGGCAGCGCTGCTCAAAGAGTCGAATGGTTTAGCCGCGGCTTCACTTCCGGTGACGTAGACCAGTGCGACACGTTTTCCTGA
- a CDS encoding IS982 family transposase, translating to MSSLEELFCHVDDCCKWFEPRWHQQLLTSGATSRLRARSLTLSEILTILIRFHQSHYRNFKHYYLNEVQEHLRSAFPKLVSYNRFVEWTPASLLPLCCYLKHCFGRCSGISFIDATSLKVCHNRRIYQHRVCRDTAARGKTSVGWFYGFKLHLVVSDCGELLGATLTPGNTDDRQPVVDLLSELHGKVFADKGYVSKDLAKQLREDFDIAFFAKPRRNMKNHLMSLNDKLLARQRSIVETIIDQLKNISQIEHSRHRSPVNCWVNILCGLIAYCHQPKKPSFEL from the coding sequence ATGTCTAGTCTAGAAGAACTCTTTTGCCACGTCGATGACTGCTGCAAGTGGTTCGAACCTCGCTGGCACCAGCAACTGCTAACCAGCGGCGCGACCAGTCGGCTACGAGCGCGTTCTTTGACGCTAAGCGAAATCCTAACTATTCTGATTCGCTTTCATCAAAGCCACTATCGCAACTTCAAGCACTACTACCTCAACGAAGTGCAAGAACATCTACGCAGTGCTTTCCCTAAGCTTGTTAGCTACAACCGCTTTGTCGAATGGACGCCCGCTTCTCTACTGCCTCTATGTTGCTACTTAAAGCACTGCTTCGGCCGTTGTAGCGGCATCAGCTTCATCGATGCGACCAGTCTCAAAGTTTGCCACAACCGTCGCATCTATCAGCACCGTGTCTGTCGCGACACGGCAGCTCGCGGCAAGACTTCAGTCGGCTGGTTCTACGGCTTCAAGCTACATCTAGTCGTCAGTGACTGCGGTGAGCTGCTCGGTGCTACGCTAACACCCGGCAATACCGACGACCGTCAGCCTGTCGTTGACTTACTCAGTGAGCTGCATGGCAAGGTCTTTGCCGATAAGGGCTACGTCTCGAAAGACCTTGCTAAACAACTACGCGAAGACTTCGATATTGCCTTCTTTGCTAAACCGAGGCGCAACATGAAAAACCATCTGATGAGCTTAAACGACAAACTACTCGCGCGTCAGCGCTCTATCGTCGAGACGATTATCGACCAGTTGAAGAACATCTCGCAGATTGAGCATTCTAGGCATCGCAGTCCCGTCAACTGTTGGGTGAACATTTTGTGTGGACTGATTGCCTACTGTCATCAACCGAAGAAGCCTTCGTTTGAGCTGTAG
- a CDS encoding serine/threonine-protein kinase, whose translation MSNQSHLPSYIEGLPLLGGRYQITGRLGAGGFGQTFLAQDRHRPGYPECVVKQLKPQFSNAEELRIARRLFETEASVLSQLGDHPQIPRLLAHFEENQEFYLVQDLVRGHSLESELNLATQTAACWSEATVVSFLGDLLDTLKFVHEQRVIHRDIKPSNLVRRDLDSRLVLIDFGSVKQVTTQITQAQTSLGRTISIGTQGYMPSEQVAGRPHFSSDIYAVGMIAIQGLTQRHPSTLSIDPETGEITWCETLPYIHPALRTFLDTMVRYDFRTRFPTASDALSALNSLPTELSQFTTLAPAEYARPKPNSENSLGSYHSADLTQPLPSSTTAKTVAVSSQNQGVQADSPQATLLKTERPAAPSTSPPRRNVLLPFGLCIGAVAILSTGLLAWRNNLSNQAVSEQVVSEPDRSPDRSPPDGLERVEQPSEQPSTEGDLTPSPVSAPTPRPAPTPAPIPAPKGEPAPDPEDAIALVETLYSDISNRSWDSAIAAFSEELSLSFSQEFFEKFSRVTVENLTVVDRTEKTLTLTGQNTYVYPNADIQREERTFTLEIIDGQPRIVDSQFVRVIKSRND comes from the coding sequence ATGAGTAATCAATCTCATCTACCGAGCTACATAGAAGGTCTGCCTCTGCTGGGGGGGCGCTATCAGATTACAGGACGGTTAGGCGCTGGCGGATTTGGACAAACTTTCTTAGCGCAAGATCGTCATAGGCCCGGTTATCCTGAATGCGTGGTCAAACAGCTCAAACCTCAATTTAGCAACGCTGAAGAGTTACGAATTGCTAGACGGCTGTTTGAAACAGAAGCTAGCGTGCTCTCTCAGCTGGGAGATCATCCCCAGATTCCTCGTCTATTAGCTCATTTTGAAGAAAACCAAGAGTTCTACCTAGTACAGGATTTGGTCCGGGGTCACTCGCTAGAATCTGAGTTGAATTTGGCTACGCAGACAGCAGCTTGCTGGTCAGAAGCTACAGTCGTTAGCTTTTTAGGCGATCTGCTAGATACGCTGAAGTTTGTGCACGAGCAGCGGGTGATTCATCGCGACATTAAACCCTCGAATCTGGTTCGTCGCGATCTTGATAGCCGTCTAGTGCTGATTGACTTTGGTTCGGTCAAACAGGTAACTACTCAGATCACCCAAGCGCAGACAAGCCTAGGTAGAACTATCTCTATTGGGACTCAAGGCTATATGCCTAGTGAACAGGTAGCAGGCCGCCCGCACTTTAGCAGCGATATCTATGCTGTTGGCATGATTGCAATCCAAGGATTGACCCAGCGTCATCCTAGTACGCTCTCAATCGATCCTGAAACTGGGGAAATTACTTGGTGTGAAACGCTACCCTATATTCACCCTGCCCTAAGAACATTCTTAGACACGATGGTGCGCTATGACTTTCGTACCCGTTTCCCGACTGCTTCAGATGCCCTTAGCGCTTTGAACTCTCTACCGACCGAGCTGAGCCAGTTTACGACCCTAGCGCCTGCAGAGTACGCTCGTCCTAAACCAAATAGTGAGAATAGTTTAGGCAGCTATCATTCTGCTGATCTTACCCAGCCACTGCCGTCATCTACCACAGCCAAAACTGTAGCCGTATCGTCGCAAAATCAAGGAGTGCAGGCTGACTCACCGCAGGCTACCTTGCTAAAGACCGAAAGACCAGCAGCACCTTCAACCTCTCCGCCTAGACGAAATGTTTTGTTGCCCTTCGGTCTTTGTATAGGTGCTGTTGCCATATTGAGCACTGGTCTATTAGCTTGGCGCAACAACTTATCAAATCAAGCTGTATCAGAGCAGGTGGTGTCAGAGCCAGATAGGTCACCCGATAGGTCACCACCAGATGGTTTAGAGCGCGTTGAACAGCCTTCGGAACAGCCCTCGACTGAGGGGGACCTAACACCTAGCCCTGTATCAGCTCCTACACCCAGGCCTGCACCTACACCTGCGCCTATACCCGCTCCTAAAGGGGAACCTGCGCCTGATCCTGAAGATGCGATCGCGCTAGTCGAAACTCTCTATAGCGATATCTCTAACCGTTCTTGGGATAGTGCTATTGCTGCCTTTTCAGAAGAACTTAGCCTGAGCTTTAGCCAAGAGTTTTTTGAAAAGTTTAGCCGCGTTACTGTAGAGAATCTTACGGTCGTCGATCGAACGGAGAAAACACTGACGCTTACTGGACAGAATACTTATGTTTATCCTAACGCTGATATTCAGCGGGAAGAACGAACTTTCACACTAGAAATAATCGACGGTCAACCTCGCATTGTCGATTCTCAGTTTGTGCGTGTCATCAAGTCTAGAAACGATTGA